A region of the Mangifera indica cultivar Alphonso chromosome 10, CATAS_Mindica_2.1, whole genome shotgun sequence genome:
AACATATCACAGATCCTGCTAGTAAAAATGTGTCATGTGATTTGATGGAATTCCAATCGCATCTTTATGATCTCATCCAATACTGTCTTACCTTAGAATGCGTGGAgttgaaaaaattaacaagCATTATACAACAATGCAACCTTAGAATTCAGAAACTGACTTTCAACATTACTATTGTGACTTTCAACAACCAGAATTTAAACCAAAAGCTAGGAAGCAAAATTGATGTTTCTAAACTCAAACTGCACAACACTATATTCAAAGAGGCCCCCCAtacaagaagaaacaaaagactGCAACAATCCATACCATCCCTCCCATGGTATAAGCTTTATACATTCACAACTAGTTACTTAAAAGGGGAAAACAGAACATATATCGATGGCAGTGGATATCAGTAAAATAGATAGAACAGATTCAACAAACTATAAGGAAAATCTACTCGCAGAGAACTGACTGTATCACCTACCAAATCTAactaatataaaagaaagaataaatcaaacattaatttagTGCAACATATTCTCATCAAAATTTCTGGCGCAACCAAAGAGTTTAGTTCTTGAGCTTGACATAAGTCATTGTCACAATAAAGCTCCCATCAAAAGTCACTAAATCATGATTCACGAACCTAACCCAAGCAAATTAGTAGCTTAAAATGCAGTACAACAAACGGAAAACACAGCACAAACCTTACAAGCAGTTTGAGCTTGATCTTGTGTATCCCTCAGAGCCTTAGAACTGAGCAGCTCCGGCCTTGAAACTTGCCCACACCCTAATATAATTTCCGTAGTAATGGGCAAAACTATCAGAAAGTAAGTCTCAGAACAATCATAGAAGACTTTCCAGACCTTTGGTTCTTTAGTAGGGAAGTCAATACCTCGACTGGTAGTCTAAAGTATAGCCACTCATCTCTCATGAAGAAAGAACTAAAATTCCAACCCTCATTCATACAGGTAAAGAGATACTCATAAGAATCCCACACTCACAATAAGAACAGGATTATAATGTCTagcttaaaaaatttgagtGTAGCCTATACAAAATGAAATGTAAGTATCGAtgaaactaattaataaaaatgaaaagaaccTACTAGAAACTATACAGcatagagaagaaaaaacacAGTTCCATGTTCAAAATAACATACTCAACAAAGTACAAATCATACTTAAGAAGCATGAGAATCTAAAGATTCGATAATCAGCACAAGAAACCAGCATTTTCTCCAAACTTCAACTCAAGGAAAGTATGTGCAGAATCCACACAAGTATCACCACAAAAATACATGCCActtaaaatgaagaaaataaacccaaaaCAAAATTCCTATCTGATAGAATCTGTGATAACAATCTCTTTCTCACTTTCTGTCCAATGATCTCAATTTTAGGCAAACAACCTCTCATGAAAAACGCAGAATGCATACCACTTGAAGAGAAGACAATGAACCCAAAACAAGATTCGTTTTCTACTAGAATCTACTATAATGAACTATTTCTCACTCTCTGTCCAATTATCTCAGTTTCGGGCAAATAGCCTCTTGTCAAAAACACAACACAAGATAAGGAAAACTGTTTAGCATATTCTATTCTTAGGAATCATATAAATCTGATCAAACTAATAacataatcataaatttatgCAAGTTTTGAGGTATTTGAAGAGTTCCATTGAAGTTCAAATGACCTTATcctttatcaatataatatcaCCATTTAAACAAGAAACCAAGGAGTCTAAATCCAATtcataacaaaaatgaaatccGCCCCAAATTAGAAGTGACATGagaattaaaactaaaactattataaaatttaattacaaacctaaaatttttttaatccaaatcgGTATCAAATCATTGAAATAAAGTTGATTAATAGTTCACCTAATTTAGTTCTTTACATAGCAACCCGGCATGGATCGACCCGACCCGTTAGGTTTCCGTCGAACCCAACATTGTTCGAAAGCCCAATATTCACACCCTCACACGACACTTTCATCGAACGCCACCTCATCTCCCACCACCCGGTTTTAAACTGGACCAACCCTAAGACCCAAACGTCGAAATCCACGCGCCCACGCGTCTTCCGGTCGTTCTGGATTCCACTCACCACTCTCTGGCCGACATACTCGTCCACGGCGCGCAATTGGAACTGGAGCTGCGTCTCGTTCCCCTTCTCCTGCGAGAACGGAGCTAGCTGCGTCGTCGCAAGCTCCGATCCGGCGTACGCCACTACCGCCCGGAGGGAGTTGCAAGAGATCACGAGCTTCTCGTTAGGATTCTTAACCTGCAGGATGAACTGCCACGTGGCCGAGACGGAGGATGTTGACTCGGTGGTGTTGAACCGGGATACAGAGCCCGAGTCGACTCGGAACTCGGGGAGTTGAGGTCGGAAGACGAGCCACGTGATCAAGGAGACCAAGGCCATGACGGTGAGGAACGCGATGATTATCACGATCAGACGGCGGAGAAGTGTGGAGCCAGCTTGACGGTCACGATGATAGTAGGAGGAGAGGTCCACGTGACGATGAGATGTTTGTTGGAGTGGCGGCGGAGGCGGTGGGGCCGCGTAGGCGTAGGCGACCGGGTAGCCGGTGACGGTCTTGTCAGTTTGGGCCTGGACCTGGGCTTGGGCCTGGGCCTGAGATGATGTCGCCGTTGTtgacataattatatttttctcctaattTTCTTCTGAAAGAGTGAGGCTTTTCCAAGGAAACgcgaaggaaaaataaataaagaccAAAAGAGTAtacaacaatttatttattaaatattaattagctTGGGAGGGAATTTGAACGCCACAGAGCTGCCGGAAAGGAACAAGATGAATGAGCTGTTATGTACACGTGGCATGTTTGGAGGGACGGGAAATTTTAAGTAGTCGTTTAAGGTAATACGATACCGTTTCTGCTTGTATGTGTTGAATTAGGTGCACGgcatttaaattttgattcagTGAAAAGACGTTGCTATCCTCAAGTTTATCAGAGATTTGTCTAAAACCTCCTTAAAATCAACCGCTAATTCAAACATGAACATACAACGCATCGCCAGTAACCGTACAAATAATTGTTTCAAGAAAACTCAATTAATCcaactttattttaattatgttatataattttaaaagtcaagagacttattctcattaaaaatttagtttattatcaaattctcgcattttaaattttaaaaaatataaatatttatatatcaattattaaaattaataaaatttaagaatataataataatttaattaataatattaaaaatttataattctaaagatatataatttctctctaatctaaattttgaaaaattatatttttctcgtactttcttttcttctttagcaATCAAAATCTGACCAATAACAACTTCCCTCCTCCGAGGGCTTTGAAAAGTTTTGgactaattttaaatcatatag
Encoded here:
- the LOC123227096 gene encoding NDR1/HIN1-like protein 10 — encoded protein: MSTTATSSQAQAQAQVQAQTDKTVTGYPVAYAYAAPPPPPPLQQTSHRHVDLSSYYHRDRQAGSTLLRRLIVIIIAFLTVMALVSLITWLVFRPQLPEFRVDSGSVSRFNTTESTSSVSATWQFILQVKNPNEKLVISCNSLRAVVAYAGSELATTQLAPFSQEKGNETQLQFQLRAVDEYVGQRVVSGIQNDRKTRGRVDFDVWVLGLVQFKTGWWEMRWRSMKVSCEGVNIGLSNNVGFDGNLTGRVDPCRVAM